Proteins encoded by one window of Pseudorca crassidens isolate mPseCra1 chromosome 3, mPseCra1.hap1, whole genome shotgun sequence:
- the SPINK1 gene encoding serine protease inhibitor Kazal-type 1, producing MKVASIFLLTALVLLSLSGSTRANFLERKAKCTSAVSGCPKIYNPVCGTDGVTYSNECVLCIENMKHKTPVLIQKSGPC from the exons ATGAAGGTAGCCAGCATCTTCCTTCTCACTGCCTTGGTCCTATTGAGTTTATCTGGTAG TACTAGAGCTAACTTCCTGGAAAGAAAG GCTAAATGTACAAGTGCAGTGAGTGGATGTCCCAAGATTTATAACCCTGTCTGTGGGACAGATGGAGTTACTTATTCTAATGAATGCGTGTTATGTATTGAAAATAT GAAACACAAGACTCCTGTCCTCATTCAAAAATCTGGGCCTTGCTGA